One genomic window of Candidatus Schekmanbacteria bacterium includes the following:
- a CDS encoding EthD family reductase — translation MIGGDGMEKIIVYYKLRENKSAEEYEDYFRNEKYSVVMNFPSVKEFKLYRADEMLTGKKEFDFLGELTVTSIEEYKKDRDSEAFKEFIEKWVSYALPESMKVVSLKEIKA, via the coding sequence AAATTATTGTTTATTACAAACTAAGAGAAAACAAGAGCGCTGAAGAATATGAGGATTATTTCAGGAATGAAAAATATTCTGTTGTAATGAATTTTCCTTCTGTAAAGGAATTTAAATTGTACCGTGCAGATGAAATGTTAACTGGAAAAAAGGAATTCGATTTTTTAGGAGAATTGACTGTAACAAGCATTGAAGAATATAAAAAAGACCGAGATTCTGAAGCTTTCAAAGAATTTATTGAAAAATGGGTTTCTTATGCATTGCCTGAAAGTATGAAGGTTGTTTCGTTGAAAGAAATAAAAGCATAA
- a CDS encoding shikimate dehydrogenase — MLNCLKRGEDKVEIDGKTEKVGLIGHPVSHSFSPVMHNAAFEFLKMNYVYTAFDVKPESIREAVQGLSALGFKGVNVTVPHKESVIPFMDSLSDEAKIIGAVNTIKFSDEEIKGYNTDAYGFSAAIEKAFSIKLEGKKIFVIGAGGGAKAVATQSAIDGAKKITVTDISEGKAEQLTNNIRKNICSVQIEAVKTESREMKNAVEDADIIINATPLGMKDKDPIPIDTNLIGKGQKIFDLIYNPKETKLMKEAQMKGCEVSNGLMMLLYQGMKSFEIWTGIRPPEEVMKKKLESRVFGGK, encoded by the coding sequence ATTTTGAACTGTTTGAAAAGAGGAGAAGACAAAGTGGAAATAGACGGCAAAACAGAAAAAGTTGGATTAATCGGTCATCCTGTAAGCCATAGCTTCTCACCAGTTATGCATAATGCAGCATTCGAGTTTTTGAAGATGAACTATGTCTATACTGCTTTCGATGTTAAACCGGAATCAATTAGAGAAGCAGTCCAAGGACTTTCCGCTTTGGGATTCAAAGGTGTCAATGTTACTGTGCCTCACAAGGAATCTGTCATTCCCTTTATGGATTCTCTATCAGATGAAGCAAAAATTATTGGTGCAGTGAATACTATAAAGTTTTCTGATGAAGAAATTAAAGGATACAATACTGATGCTTATGGATTTTCAGCAGCAATTGAAAAGGCATTTTCCATAAAATTAGAAGGAAAAAAAATATTTGTCATAGGCGCAGGCGGAGGTGCAAAAGCAGTTGCTACACAATCTGCAATAGACGGCGCAAAAAAGATAACTGTAACAGACATTTCAGAAGGTAAAGCTGAACAGTTAACAAATAACATTAGAAAAAACATTTGCAGCGTCCAAATTGAAGCAGTTAAAACTGAAAGCAGAGAAATGAAAAATGCCGTAGAAGACGCAGACATAATAATCAACGCCACACCTCTTGGAATGAAGGATAAGGACCCTATTCCAATTGATACAAATTTAATTGGAAAAGGACAAAAAATTTTCGACTTAATCTACAATCCAAAAGAAACAAAACTTATGAAAGAGGCGCAAATGAAAGGTTGTGAAGTATCAAACGGACTTATGATGCTTCTATATCAAGGAATGAAAAGCTTTGAAATATGGACAGGAATTAGACCGCCTGAAGAAGTTATGAAAAAAAAGCTTGAAAGTCGAGTTTTTGGGGGGAAGTAG